A window of the Mucilaginibacter sp. cycad4 genome harbors these coding sequences:
- a CDS encoding 4'-phosphopantetheinyl transferase superfamily protein has translation MAIAYRQRIDDDTEFALWRIEEEATDLYSQLQLDQQEKDFVESLSNGKRHLHWLGTRVLLRKMLRTDEYIDCKVDEHGKPYLVNLPYHISLSHSFDYAAVMISKTYKVGIDIEQIKQKVERIANKFMRKEELKFINGPQKIEQLYVCWCAKEAVYKCNGQKEVSFADNIFLEPFQFEHHGVVNAQLNKKDTTIDYTVGYLQYEDYMIGYVKGE, from the coding sequence ATGGCGATAGCATACAGGCAGCGTATTGATGATGACACCGAGTTTGCACTCTGGCGTATCGAGGAGGAGGCTACAGACCTGTACAGCCAGTTACAACTTGACCAGCAGGAAAAGGATTTTGTGGAGAGCCTGAGCAATGGCAAACGCCACCTGCACTGGCTGGGGACCCGCGTATTGCTGCGCAAAATGCTCCGTACCGATGAGTATATTGACTGCAAAGTTGATGAGCATGGCAAGCCCTACCTGGTTAACCTGCCTTACCATATCTCCTTAAGCCATTCGTTTGATTATGCCGCTGTGATGATCAGCAAAACATACAAGGTTGGGATTGATATAGAGCAGATTAAACAAAAGGTTGAGCGTATTGCCAACAAGTTTATGCGTAAGGAAGAGCTGAAATTTATAAATGGCCCGCAAAAAATTGAGCAATTGTATGTTTGCTGGTGCGCCAAAGAAGCTGTTTATAAATGCAACGGGCAAAAGGAGGTTTCATTTGCCGATAACATTTTTTTGGAGCCTTTTCAGTTTGAACACCATGGCGTGGTGAATGCGCAATTGAATAAAAAAGATACCACCATTGATTATACCGTAGGCTATCTGCAATATGAAGATTATATGATAGGCTACGTAAAGGGCGAGTGA
- a CDS encoding stage II sporulation protein M, with amino-acid sequence MREALFIKQNTEKWKAYETDKPTDPDELAAAFIAITDDLAYSKTFFPQSNTTKYLNGLASTFHQDIYKNQKEKSNRFAIFWRYELPLLFFQYRRQLLYSLIFFAIFTCMGVLSAKYDNHFVRLILGDDYVNMTNDNIAKGDPFGVYKSSSSGLMFLMIAANNVYVELRFFVMGLFFSVGSLYASLMNGVMLGSFQYYFFSKGLGIQSILVIWIHGTLEMSSFIVAGGAGLVLGNSLLFPKTYTRLQSLKKGALEGLKITVGLIPIILLAAFFESFVTRHTEMPVWLSIIILASSLLFMIWYVILYPAKLNKNLSYTNTDH; translated from the coding sequence ATGCGTGAGGCGCTGTTTATCAAACAAAATACCGAAAAATGGAAGGCTTATGAAACCGATAAGCCAACCGACCCGGACGAGCTTGCTGCCGCATTTATAGCCATTACCGACGACCTCGCCTATTCCAAAACTTTCTTTCCGCAATCAAATACAACAAAGTACCTCAACGGGCTTGCGTCAACCTTTCACCAGGACATCTACAAAAATCAAAAGGAGAAAAGCAACCGGTTTGCCATTTTCTGGCGATACGAATTGCCGCTGCTGTTTTTTCAGTACCGCAGGCAGTTATTATATTCGCTCATCTTTTTTGCAATTTTTACCTGCATGGGGGTTCTTTCGGCCAAGTATGATAATCATTTCGTGAGGCTTATCCTTGGCGATGATTATGTGAACATGACCAATGATAACATTGCTAAAGGCGACCCTTTTGGGGTTTATAAAAGCAGCTCATCAGGCCTTATGTTTTTGATGATAGCCGCCAACAACGTTTATGTTGAACTGCGCTTTTTTGTGATGGGCTTGTTTTTTTCAGTCGGTTCATTGTACGCCAGTTTGATGAACGGGGTTATGCTTGGCTCGTTCCAATACTATTTTTTCAGCAAGGGGCTGGGGATCCAATCCATCCTGGTGATCTGGATCCATGGAACGCTTGAAATGTCGTCGTTTATTGTGGCCGGAGGCGCAGGGCTGGTGCTTGGTAACAGCCTGTTGTTTCCTAAAACATATACGCGGCTGCAATCATTAAAAAAAGGGGCGCTTGAGGGCTTGAAAATTACAGTAGGCCTTATCCCTATCATATTATTAGCCGCTTTTTTTGAAAGTTTTGTAACCCGGCATACCGAAATGCCTGTTTGGCTAAGTATTATTATATTAGCCTCATCGTTACTGTTCATGATATGGTATGTGATACTGTACCCTGCAAAATTGAATAAAAACCTAAGCTATACTAACACTGATCATTAA
- a CDS encoding antitoxin Xre/MbcA/ParS toxin-binding domain-containing protein translates to MSTPKPYKFLEDDEVNLTFMVREGISFPYLTKLSNHIHFNIDDWASYLHLSERTIQRYKKENKTFDPIYSEKIIMIELLYKKGIEVFGDENKFYAWMDYKSIPLGGVKPKELLDTAFGINMIRDELGRIEHGILA, encoded by the coding sequence ATGAGTACTCCAAAACCCTATAAGTTTCTTGAAGACGATGAGGTTAATTTAACCTTCATGGTAAGGGAGGGCATATCATTTCCTTATCTTACCAAATTATCAAATCATATCCATTTTAATATAGATGACTGGGCTTCGTACCTTCATCTTTCCGAGCGTACAATTCAACGCTACAAAAAAGAAAACAAAACTTTTGATCCCATCTATTCTGAAAAGATAATCATGATCGAATTACTTTATAAAAAGGGCATCGAGGTTTTTGGCGATGAAAATAAGTTTTACGCCTGGATGGATTATAAAAGCATCCCTCTGGGCGGGGTAAAACCTAAAGAACTTTTAGATACAGCCTTTGGGATCAATATGATCCGCGATGAGTTGGGGCGCATTGAACACGGTATACTTGCATGA
- the lipB gene encoding lipoyl(octanoyl) transferase LipB has product MKNKKVFFQDWGLIDYQQAWDKQETLFSETVKTKIDNRNRETAYEAAAKNTGTAVAYDTIEADETFNYLVFCEHPHVYTLGKSGKPEHLLLDEAGLKEKQAVYYPINRGGDITYHGPGQIVSYPILDLDNFFTDIHLYLRTLEEAVILTLADFGLKAGRYEGYTGVWFDADNDKARKICAMGVRCSRWVTMHGLALNVNTDLGYFKNIVPCGIDDKAVTSIQQELGHEVDINEVKKILKHHISVLFGMEIL; this is encoded by the coding sequence ATGAAAAACAAGAAAGTATTTTTTCAGGATTGGGGCCTGATTGATTATCAGCAGGCCTGGGATAAACAGGAAACCCTTTTTAGTGAAACGGTTAAAACTAAAATAGACAACCGTAACCGAGAAACGGCTTATGAAGCAGCTGCTAAAAATACCGGTACTGCTGTTGCCTACGATACCATCGAAGCCGACGAAACTTTTAATTACCTGGTTTTTTGCGAACATCCACACGTGTATACCCTGGGTAAAAGCGGCAAGCCTGAGCATTTATTGTTAGATGAGGCGGGTTTGAAAGAAAAGCAGGCGGTTTATTACCCGATAAACAGGGGCGGTGATATTACTTATCATGGACCGGGGCAAATTGTTTCATACCCGATACTCGACCTTGATAATTTTTTTACTGATATCCACCTGTACCTGCGTACGCTGGAAGAAGCGGTGATCCTTACCCTTGCCGATTTTGGATTGAAGGCCGGTCGTTATGAAGGTTATACCGGTGTGTGGTTTGATGCCGATAATGACAAAGCCCGTAAAATATGCGCCATGGGTGTACGCTGCAGCCGTTGGGTAACTATGCACGGCCTCGCGCTCAATGTAAATACCGATCTTGGCTATTTTAAAAATATAGTGCCCTGCGGCATTGACGATAAGGCTGTGACCTCTATACAGCAGGAACTTGGGCATGAGGTTGATATTAATGAAGTTAAAAAAATCCTTAAACATCACATTTCCGTACTTTTTGGTATGGAGATATTATAA
- a CDS encoding L-serine ammonia-lyase, with protein MQREQISVFDMFKIGIGPSSSHTLGPWRAAQQFVQSLEQQGVLPIVQQVKILLYGSLAKTGHGHGTDIAILLGLSGDDPVTFEVDQVTPKIEQIKNSHQLIIGGILPLSFYADDDLLFLFNESLPYHPNAVTFQAFLSTGKAISETYYSIGGGFVVKEGASGQSKAEVDLPFPIDTAADLLHWCIKTGLRISEVVAENELAWRSEQETRTGALNIFTALKECIYRGCHTTGQLPGGLNVARRAAKLNAKLIGNNKYSNYDEWVAAIRNTGDSFKNTLDWVSCFALAVNEENASFGRVVTAPTNGAAGVIPAVLQYYIAFCDVNTEQKIINFLFTASEIGSIFKKGATISAAMGGCQAEIGVSSAMAAAALTECMGGTQRQVLMAAEIAMEHHLGLTCDPIGGLVQVPCIERNTMGAIKAITASQLALQSNPEKAKVSLDAVVKTMWQTALDMNSKYKETSDGGLAINIPISLPEC; from the coding sequence ATGCAAAGAGAACAAATTTCGGTTTTTGATATGTTTAAGATAGGCATAGGCCCGTCGAGCTCGCATACGCTTGGCCCCTGGCGTGCCGCACAGCAGTTTGTGCAGTCGCTTGAGCAACAGGGAGTATTGCCGATAGTGCAGCAGGTTAAGATCTTATTATATGGCTCATTAGCCAAAACGGGGCATGGGCATGGTACGGATATAGCTATACTATTGGGTTTAAGCGGCGATGACCCTGTTACTTTTGAAGTTGACCAGGTAACGCCTAAAATTGAGCAGATCAAAAATTCGCATCAACTGATCATCGGTGGCATTTTGCCGCTGAGTTTTTATGCTGATGATGACCTGCTGTTCCTGTTTAACGAAAGCTTACCTTATCATCCAAACGCGGTAACTTTCCAGGCATTTTTAAGTACCGGAAAGGCAATCTCTGAAACGTATTACTCTATAGGAGGTGGTTTTGTGGTGAAGGAAGGTGCTTCAGGACAATCAAAAGCGGAGGTCGATCTTCCCTTCCCTATTGATACCGCCGCCGATCTGTTGCACTGGTGTATCAAAACAGGTCTGCGGATTTCAGAAGTTGTGGCCGAAAATGAACTGGCCTGGCGCAGCGAGCAGGAAACCCGTACCGGAGCATTGAATATCTTCACAGCATTAAAAGAGTGCATATACCGGGGATGTCACACTACCGGCCAATTGCCCGGCGGGTTAAATGTGGCAAGGCGCGCCGCCAAATTGAACGCAAAACTCATCGGTAATAATAAATACAGCAATTACGACGAATGGGTTGCAGCCATCAGGAACACCGGCGATAGTTTTAAAAACACTTTGGATTGGGTAAGCTGTTTTGCCCTGGCTGTTAATGAGGAGAATGCTTCATTTGGGCGTGTAGTTACTGCGCCAACAAACGGCGCCGCCGGTGTAATCCCCGCTGTATTGCAATACTATATCGCTTTTTGCGATGTAAATACCGAACAAAAGATCATCAACTTTTTATTTACTGCAAGCGAGATTGGGAGCATTTTTAAAAAAGGAGCTACCATATCAGCAGCTATGGGCGGCTGTCAGGCCGAAATAGGTGTATCATCGGCCATGGCTGCGGCTGCTTTGACCGAATGTATGGGTGGCACCCAGCGGCAGGTACTTATGGCGGCCGAAATAGCTATGGAACACCACCTCGGCCTCACCTGCGACCCTATCGGCGGGCTGGTACAGGTTCCCTGCATTGAACGTAATACTATGGGCGCTATTAAGGCCATTACAGCATCACAATTAGCGCTGCAAAGCAACCCCGAAAAAGCCAAGGTAAGCCTCGATGCGGTAGTGAAAACCATGTGGCAAACTGCGCTGGATATGAACTCGAAATATAAAGAAACAAGTGATGGCGGGCTGGCAATCAATATCCCAATCAGTTTGCCGGAGTGTTAA
- a CDS encoding DUF5684 domain-containing protein, with protein MDSYTSSSDMSNGMVAAFLAVLLIPLIITSLIQIISMWKIFTKAGKPGWASIIPIYSAIVWLEIIGKPMWWLIMFLIPCTVPIFGIWALNLLNKSFGKSEGFTVGCIFLPFIFFPILAFGGAQYLGPSAKEAQGTAFNPNDYRDPFNNQNPPQNY; from the coding sequence ATGGATTCTTACACTTCTTCTTCCGACATGTCGAATGGCATGGTCGCGGCTTTCCTCGCCGTATTGCTTATCCCACTAATCATTACCAGTCTTATACAAATTATTAGCATGTGGAAAATTTTTACCAAGGCGGGTAAACCAGGTTGGGCATCAATAATTCCTATTTATAGCGCTATAGTATGGCTCGAAATTATTGGAAAACCTATGTGGTGGCTAATCATGTTTTTAATACCTTGCACCGTTCCTATTTTTGGTATTTGGGCATTAAATCTTCTCAACAAAAGTTTTGGAAAAAGTGAAGGTTTTACAGTTGGGTGTATTTTTTTACCCTTTATCTTTTTCCCAATTTTAGCTTTTGGTGGAGCCCAATATTTAGGCCCATCGGCCAAAGAAGCGCAAGGTACCGCATTTAATCCGAACGATTACCGTGATCCTTTCAATAATCAAAATCCTCCACAAAACTATTAA
- a CDS encoding TonB-dependent receptor: MNLKRLSVGTLITLIVGATLAFVKPDDELVTKIIAQLDKWRTDHPQEKVYLHFDKPYYAIGEDIWFKAYVTIGSEHKLSAYSETLNVDLIDDNDSVKRSLKLPLTAGLAAGDFALADSMAEGNYRIRAYTNWMRNEGEAYFFNKTITIVNGISNKVFTKTAYTYNTLNGKQKVTAVITYTDLNGIAYVNKPVSYEVEINGKSISRGKGITDDKGNLTAGFTTNQAVSITSGHINTEVKLDEKHTIAKAVPIKTLSNKVDVQFFPESGNLINGVFEKVAFKAVGADGLGVDIKGFIADDQNNQVAPLGESHFGMGTITFEPESGKTYKAHITYADGSEGVFDLPKAVDNGYVLSVNSMRDDKVFVSIIPGKNTGNGTASLSGLTLIAQSGGELCYAGKSKDGATSFSAAIPKNKFPSGIVQFTLFSATGEPLNERLIFVQNPDQLKLAVTTEKQSYKPREKVTINLNAKNSEDKPIVGSFSASVIDESKVNTDEVNESSIFSTLLLTSDLKGYIEKPNYYFTNISNETKANLDALMLTQGYHRFEWKQLLADKFTPIVFKPEKSLEVTGHLKTFGGKPVPNGKVTLFSTSGGTFIIDTVADAEGKFTFKDLVFRDSIKFVIQARTAKDRKNLDITLDNVTPQPVGPNKNAPDLQVNINDGASAYLLNSKKLYDDQVKYGIGNHTIVLKEVVIREKRENPFKNSANLNGPGNADQTLTSQNLMYGGGMLSQILQGRLTGVIFRNGTPYSTRSPGTPMQIVLDGTYVGTDFLDNLNVTDIATIEVLRSIGNTAIYGSRGAGGLLVITTKRGGETVYTKYAPGIVTYAPKGYYKAREFYSPKYDDPKTNAQMQDLRSTIYWAPGLLTDKDGNTSMSFFNADAKGTYRVIIEGIDADGNLGRQVYRYKVE, encoded by the coding sequence ATGAACCTCAAACGCCTATCGGTCGGGACCCTTATCACCCTTATTGTTGGTGCTACTTTAGCTTTTGTAAAACCCGATGATGAGCTGGTAACAAAAATCATTGCGCAGCTTGATAAATGGCGCACCGATCATCCGCAGGAAAAAGTTTACCTGCACTTTGACAAACCCTATTATGCCATTGGCGAGGATATTTGGTTTAAGGCCTATGTTACCATCGGCAGTGAGCATAAGCTTTCGGCTTACAGCGAAACCCTGAATGTCGACCTTATTGATGATAACGATTCAGTAAAACGCAGCCTTAAGCTCCCGCTAACAGCAGGCCTGGCAGCAGGTGACTTTGCCCTGGCCGATAGTATGGCAGAAGGCAACTACCGGATCCGCGCTTATACCAACTGGATGCGTAACGAAGGCGAAGCTTATTTTTTCAATAAAACCATAACTATTGTAAACGGTATCAGTAACAAGGTATTCACCAAAACCGCCTATACCTACAATACCTTAAATGGTAAACAAAAGGTAACTGCTGTTATTACCTATACCGATCTTAACGGTATAGCCTACGTTAATAAGCCTGTAAGTTATGAAGTTGAAATAAATGGTAAATCTATCTCACGGGGCAAAGGCATAACCGACGACAAAGGCAACCTCACAGCCGGTTTTACCACTAACCAGGCAGTTTCCATAACATCCGGCCATATCAATACCGAGGTGAAGCTTGATGAAAAACATACTATTGCGAAAGCCGTGCCCATAAAAACACTATCAAATAAGGTTGATGTTCAGTTTTTCCCGGAGAGCGGAAATTTAATTAATGGTGTTTTTGAAAAAGTGGCTTTTAAAGCCGTTGGCGCAGACGGGTTAGGAGTTGATATTAAAGGTTTTATTGCCGACGATCAAAACAACCAGGTTGCGCCATTGGGCGAAAGTCATTTTGGCATGGGTACTATTACCTTTGAGCCTGAAAGTGGTAAAACCTATAAAGCGCACATTACTTATGCTGATGGCTCGGAAGGTGTTTTTGATTTGCCCAAAGCAGTTGATAATGGCTATGTATTAAGTGTCAACAGCATGCGCGACGATAAGGTGTTTGTATCCATCATCCCCGGTAAAAACACCGGCAATGGCACAGCTTCATTATCGGGTTTAACGCTGATAGCGCAATCGGGCGGTGAGCTTTGTTATGCAGGCAAAAGTAAGGACGGGGCAACCTCCTTTTCGGCTGCCATACCTAAAAATAAATTTCCATCGGGTATAGTACAATTCACCCTGTTCTCGGCAACCGGCGAGCCACTGAATGAGCGCCTCATCTTTGTTCAAAACCCCGATCAGCTTAAACTTGCTGTCACCACAGAAAAACAGAGCTACAAGCCGCGCGAAAAAGTGACCATAAACCTCAACGCTAAAAACAGTGAGGATAAGCCCATTGTCGGTAGTTTTTCAGCATCGGTTATTGATGAATCAAAAGTTAATACAGATGAGGTAAACGAAAGTTCGATATTTTCAACCTTGCTGCTTACGTCAGACCTGAAAGGATATATAGAAAAACCTAACTACTACTTTACCAATATAAGCAACGAAACCAAGGCCAACCTTGACGCACTGATGCTTACCCAGGGCTACCATCGCTTTGAATGGAAACAGCTGCTTGCTGATAAATTTACCCCCATAGTTTTCAAGCCCGAAAAATCATTGGAGGTAACAGGTCATCTCAAAACGTTCGGGGGCAAACCGGTACCAAACGGCAAGGTTACCCTGTTTTCAACATCGGGTGGTACCTTTATTATTGATACTGTTGCCGATGCTGAAGGCAAGTTTACATTCAAAGACCTCGTTTTTAGGGATAGCATCAAATTTGTGATCCAGGCGCGCACTGCCAAAGACCGCAAAAACCTCGATATTACGCTTGACAACGTAACCCCGCAACCCGTTGGACCTAATAAAAACGCACCCGATCTGCAGGTGAACATCAATGATGGTGCATCGGCTTACCTCTTAAACAGTAAAAAGCTTTATGATGACCAGGTAAAATACGGCATCGGTAATCACACTATCGTATTAAAAGAAGTAGTGATCCGCGAAAAGCGGGAAAACCCTTTTAAAAATTCGGCCAACCTTAACGGGCCGGGCAATGCCGACCAAACACTTACCAGTCAGAACCTGATGTATGGGGGAGGAATGCTATCTCAGATTTTACAAGGCAGATTAACCGGTGTGATTTTTCGTAACGGCACGCCTTATTCAACCCGCAGCCCGGGAACTCCTATGCAAATTGTGCTTGATGGAACCTATGTGGGAACCGATTTCCTGGATAACTTAAATGTAACCGATATTGCCACTATTGAAGTTTTACGTAGCATTGGCAACACCGCGATTTACGGATCAAGGGGAGCGGGCGGCCTTTTAGTTATTACAACCAAGCGCGGCGGTGAAACTGTTTACACCAAATATGCGCCGGGCATTGTCACTTATGCTCCTAAGGGTTATTATAAAGCGCGCGAATTTTATTCGCCTAAGTATGATGATCCTAAAACCAATGCCCAAATGCAGGACCTTCGCAGCACCATTTACTGGGCTCCGGGCTTGCTAACAGATAAGGACGGTAATACGTCGATGAGCTTTTTTAATGCCGATGCTAAAGGTACGTACCGCGTAATAATTGAGGGTATTGATGCTGATGGTAATTTAGGACGGCAGGTTTATAGGTATAAGGTGGAGTAA
- a CDS encoding SGNH/GDSL hydrolase family protein: MKGIILSLLTAVTLSACTGKNTPAPVSYNSLPKPVTVIQDTLTYLALGDSYTIGQSVPPEQAFPNQLANQLNGFKVNTPTIIARTGWTTDELIEAIDQSVIKSNTYDVVTLLIGVNDQYDGLSQENYRIKFEQVLNTAIKFAGGIREHVFVLSIPDYGVTPYAHGQDAVIGPEIDQFNDINRSISGNAKVNYVEITGISKLAANDLSLLASDGLHPSGKMYGMWVDKLKAAMGTVFVQK, from the coding sequence ATGAAGGGAATAATTTTAAGTTTACTTACAGCAGTTACATTATCGGCCTGTACGGGCAAAAACACGCCGGCGCCGGTTAGTTATAATTCCCTGCCAAAACCAGTTACAGTGATACAGGATACCCTAACATACCTTGCCCTCGGCGATTCATATACCATAGGCCAGTCCGTGCCCCCTGAACAGGCATTTCCTAATCAACTGGCTAACCAATTAAACGGCTTTAAAGTAAATACCCCTACTATTATTGCCCGCACCGGCTGGACAACCGATGAGTTGATTGAAGCTATTGATCAAAGCGTCATCAAAAGCAATACTTATGATGTAGTCACGCTGCTGATAGGTGTAAATGATCAATATGATGGTTTAAGCCAGGAAAATTACCGCATTAAGTTTGAACAGGTTTTAAATACGGCCATTAAATTTGCTGGCGGTATCAGGGAGCATGTATTTGTACTGTCTATCCCTGATTATGGAGTTACGCCTTATGCTCATGGGCAGGATGCCGTGATTGGCCCAGAGATTGATCAGTTCAATGATATTAACCGTAGCATAAGCGGCAATGCCAAAGTTAACTACGTTGAAATTACAGGCATCTCTAAATTAGCGGCAAATGACTTATCGTTACTGGCCAGTGACGGTCTGCACCCATCGGGTAAAATGTATGGGATGTGGGTTGATAAGCTGAAGGCGGCTATGGGAACTGTTTTTGTGCAAAAATAG
- a CDS encoding ATP-dependent Clp protease adaptor ClpS, giving the protein MPTEVQEETFTLEELLAGLKEMHRLILWNDDFNTFDHVIHCMMKYLDYSEPQAEKIAWKVHNEGKCAVLEGSFTEMEIYRKILLQEGLTVSVE; this is encoded by the coding sequence ATGCCAACTGAAGTACAGGAAGAAACATTTACCCTCGAAGAGTTACTTGCAGGACTTAAAGAGATGCATCGTTTAATACTCTGGAACGATGATTTTAACACCTTTGACCACGTGATCCACTGCATGATGAAATACCTGGATTACTCCGAACCCCAAGCCGAAAAGATAGCATGGAAAGTACATAACGAAGGCAAATGCGCCGTACTGGAAGGCTCCTTTACCGAAATGGAGATCTACCGAAAGATCCTTCTGCAGGAGGGTTTAACAGTTTCCGTAGAATAA
- a CDS encoding RES family NAD+ phosphorylase encodes MIVYRLSKQAYINDLSGRGAELNGGRWNSKGTAVVYTSASRALAVLEVAVHTPLGFMPSDYFMATIELPDNAEIFKPVIDQLPEKWNSNPLIKATQQIGDSFVKANKYLALQVPSATVTGDFNYLLNPLHHDFKAVKIIATEFFEFDSRLFKK; translated from the coding sequence ATGATCGTTTATCGCTTAAGTAAACAGGCTTACATTAATGACTTAAGTGGCAGGGGGGCCGAACTAAACGGTGGCCGTTGGAACAGTAAAGGAACCGCTGTAGTTTACACCTCCGCATCACGTGCTTTGGCTGTACTTGAAGTTGCAGTACATACACCACTTGGATTTATGCCTTCTGATTATTTTATGGCGACGATTGAACTGCCTGATAATGCCGAGATTTTTAAGCCTGTCATTGATCAGCTACCCGAAAAGTGGAATAGTAACCCCCTGATCAAAGCAACACAGCAAATCGGGGACAGCTTTGTAAAAGCTAACAAATATTTAGCGCTCCAGGTACCATCTGCCACTGTTACCGGCGATTTTAACTACCTGCTTAACCCTTTACACCACGATTTTAAAGCCGTAAAAATTATTGCAACCGAGTTTTTTGAATTTGATTCAAGACTATTTAAGAAGTAA
- a CDS encoding RDD family protein, giving the protein MQTITVHTTQNIDIDYEIAGLGERIVARIIDYAIFISFYLIFIFLIIGKMPETALVICAIIMAVIFVFYDLACETLLNGQSVGKRIMKIRVISLNGNRPRFGQYLLRWLMRMVDFGITLNLGALLCALVTENGQRIGDVVAGTAMVKTHPRTKIDNLTFRPAGDDYEPTFKEVAELNDDNVRLIADVIHNYMKTHNAVVVYNMALKLKEHLKISTLPPNMNDLQFLQAIIKDYSHVSAMSEPYQ; this is encoded by the coding sequence ATGCAAACCATAACCGTACACACAACACAAAACATTGATATAGACTACGAGATCGCCGGGCTTGGCGAACGTATAGTTGCCCGCATAATTGATTACGCCATTTTCATTTCCTTTTACCTCATCTTTATTTTTTTGATTATTGGTAAAATGCCCGAAACTGCGCTGGTTATCTGTGCAATTATAATGGCAGTGATATTTGTATTTTATGACCTGGCCTGCGAAACGCTGCTTAACGGTCAAAGTGTTGGCAAGCGGATTATGAAGATCCGGGTGATAAGCCTCAATGGCAACCGTCCCCGTTTTGGGCAGTACCTGTTAAGATGGCTGATGCGCATGGTTGATTTTGGTATTACACTTAATCTTGGCGCGCTGCTTTGTGCCCTGGTAACCGAAAACGGTCAGCGCATAGGCGATGTGGTAGCCGGAACAGCCATGGTAAAAACACATCCGCGTACCAAAATTGATAACCTTACTTTCAGACCGGCCGGCGATGATTATGAACCTACTTTTAAAGAGGTAGCTGAACTAAACGACGACAATGTAAGGCTGATAGCCGATGTGATACACAATTACATGAAAACGCATAATGCCGTTGTGGTTTACAATATGGCGCTCAAATTAAAAGAACATCTGAAAATATCCACCCTGCCCCCGAATATGAATGACCTGCAGTTTTTACAGGCCATTATTAAAGATTACAGCCATGTAAGCGCCATGTCCGAGCCTTATCAATAA
- the dcd gene encoding dCTP deaminase, with protein MILSDKRILEEIEQGHIIIEPFNREYLGTNSYDVHLGKYLATYRSRVLDAKVHNEIDGFEIPKDGFVLQPNTLYLGVTMEYTETHRHVPFLEGKSSTGRLGIDIHATAGKGDVGFCNTWTLEISCAQPVRIYAGMPIGQLIYFVVEGEIETLYNSKANAKYNNPTTRPVESMMWKNKW; from the coding sequence ATGATACTATCTGATAAGCGCATCCTCGAAGAAATTGAACAAGGCCATATTATTATTGAACCATTTAACCGCGAATACCTGGGTACTAACTCGTACGACGTTCATTTGGGCAAATATTTAGCCACCTACCGTAGCCGGGTGCTTGATGCTAAAGTTCATAATGAGATAGATGGTTTTGAAATTCCGAAGGATGGCTTTGTGCTTCAGCCCAATACGCTTTACCTGGGCGTAACTATGGAGTATACCGAAACCCATCGCCACGTTCCGTTTTTAGAAGGCAAATCAAGCACCGGGCGTTTAGGTATCGATATCCATGCGACAGCAGGCAAAGGAGATGTTGGTTTCTGCAATACCTGGACACTTGAAATTTCATGTGCCCAGCCGGTACGCATTTACGCCGGCATGCCCATTGGCCAGCTTATTTATTTTGTAGTTGAGGGCGAGATTGAAACACTGTACAACAGCAAGGCCAACGCCAAATACAACAACCCTACTACACGCCCTGTTGAAAGCATGATGTGGAAGAATAAGTGGTAG
- a CDS encoding DUF2752 domain-containing protein, producing the protein MWLNNTIIYASCSPLGFIHWLQGHLLPCPFKYLTGIDCPGCGFQRSVVALIQGDLQKSFLLYPAAIPLILFFIYGIADIIFKLDTEKAVIKKTVFMINGSIVLISYFLKMSHLS; encoded by the coding sequence ATGTGGCTAAATAATACCATAATATATGCATCCTGCAGCCCGTTGGGGTTTATCCACTGGCTGCAGGGGCATTTATTACCTTGTCCTTTTAAATATCTTACCGGTATTGATTGCCCGGGCTGTGGCTTTCAACGGTCGGTAGTAGCCCTTATTCAGGGCGATCTTCAAAAAAGTTTTCTATTATACCCAGCAGCAATTCCACTGATCCTGTTTTTTATTTACGGCATAGCCGATATAATTTTCAAGCTCGATACCGAAAAAGCAGTAATAAAGAAAACGGTATTTATGATAAACGGCAGTATTGTGCTAATCAGCTATTTTTTAAAGATGTCGCATTTATCTTAA